Proteins co-encoded in one Arachis hypogaea cultivar Tifrunner chromosome 13, arahy.Tifrunner.gnm2.J5K5, whole genome shotgun sequence genomic window:
- the LOC140177937 gene encoding uncharacterized protein, translated as MLDEVERAFVVVLEDLWGEPPHLDTKRFLSDPSSARTALEMSKNNDSMKAFKKAKKVAAAQNISAKVAGEGSSQVSVKLPVPSSPGPRKVIPTPRVRPADPPQTSAATSGAPPSKKQKTIEPFNLDAPDFDVVEFVDQQIGPYGALPMDDVSLLRHLDFITQSSIKMAHMGAALYRTAQNLPLHATKAFMEEAKQEFDRMKGLKEELEVKVAKLEKDLKNENASSFALAASVWLAEDTTLRHKDSYVTDYQEGMHLKEELENARADYSELQGHLVSSVNAAYESLKEQVRIIAPEADLTLFSLDNVVRDGKIVPDDQDDDDVDPPPVPSAKVSASIAPPAGIVRPELDHDCQILNRDDGTVDVVPLQARPPSPRTDAAEQSSNLS; from the exons atgcttgatgaggttgagcgggcttttgtagttgttcttgaagatttgtggggggaaccaccccatctggatacaaaaagatttttgagtgatccatcttcggctcgaactgctttgg agatgtcgaaaaacaatgattccatgaaggccttcaagaaggcAAAGAAGGTTGCAGCTGCTCAAAACATTTCGGCCAAGGTGGCGGGAGAGGGGTCTTCTCAAGTTTCGGTGAAGCTGCCTGTGCCaagttctcctgggccgaggaaggtgatccctactcctcgagtTCGTCCGGCTGACCCTCCACAAACTTCTGCTgccacttctggtgctcctcccagcaaaaaacaaaaaacaattgagcctttcaaccttgacgcTCCTGACTTTGATGTAGTGGAGTTTGTTGACCAAcagatcggtccttatggtgccctcCCCATGGATGATGTTTCGCTCCTTCGCCATTTAGATTTTATAACTCAGAGCAGCATCAAGATGGCCCATATGGGGGCTGCCCTGTATcggactgctcaaaatcttcctctccatgccaccaaagcctttatggaggaggctaaacaagAGTTTGATaggatgaagggcttgaaggaggagcttgaggtgaaggtggccaAACTGGAGAAGGATTTGAAGAATGAGAATGCGAGTTCCTTTGCTCTGGCAGCTTCTGTGTGGTTGGCTGAGGACACAAcattgaggcataaagacagctaCGTTACAGACTATCAGGAGGGGATGCatttgaaggaggagttggagaatgcccgagctgattactctgagctccagggtcatcttgttagcagtgtgaatgctgcttacgagagcctgaaggagcaggttcgaattATTGCGCCTGAGGCCGATCTTACTCTTTTTagcctggataatgttgtgagggatggtaagattgtccctgatgaccaggatgatgacgaTGTCGATCCTCCCCCTGTGCCTTCTGCCAAGGTGTCGGCTTCTATAGCTCCTCCTGCTGGGATCGTTCGTCCAGAGTTAGATCATGATTGTCAAATTCTGAATAGGGACGACGGTACAGTAGATGTTGTGCCTCTCCaagctcgccctccttcacctcgGACTGATGCTGCCGAGCAGTCTTCTAATCTTAGCTGA